The genomic interval TACTCTCCAGGCTTTTGATGTTGATCAGGTATTGCCGGTTTGCACGGAAAAATATCGCCGGGTCCAGCTGTTCTTCAAGTTCATCCATCGTGTAAGACACGGCCTGCTCTTTTGCATCGCGGGTAACAATGTTTGTGATCTTGTTTTCAGAATAAAAATAAGCGATATCGGGAACTATAATGGTTTTGTAGCCATCACGATAGGGAATTAGAAAGCGGGAACGATAATTGGCATTTTGTTTTTTAATAATGGCAACAACCTCTTCAATTGTTCCAGGGGATATCTTCTGTGTATGCTGTTGCTTAAATTTAGAAATGCTGCCTTTTAACTCCTCCATATCAATTGGTTTTAAAAGGTAGTCAATGCTGTTTACTTTAAAAGCACGTAATGCATATTCATCGTAGGCTGTTGTGAAAATAACTGGAACAGTAATCTCTACCTGAGTAAAGATTTCAAAACAAATGCCGTCTGCAAGGCGTACGTCCATCAATATCAGGTTTGGATGCGGATTTAACCGCAGCCATTGTACACTATCGGCAATCGTATCCAGTATTGCAACAATCTCGGTATGGCTATCTATTTCAAGCAATATCTTTTGCAGGCGTATAGCATTCAATTTTTCATCCTCTATAATCAGTACATTCATTTCTGTTATTCTGTTATTTCTAATAAGGGTAGTTTGACTATAAATGTGTTATCATTCTCGACGATCTGCGGACAGGCATCTGATAATAACCGGTAACGGCTGATGATATTTTTTAATCCAACCCGTGTGGATGGGATATGAAAATTCACCAGCTGCAAATTGTTTGAAACTTCAAGCCAGCCTTCTGCATTGATACAGATATTTATATACAGTGGGCGTGAACGAGAGGCCACATTATGTTTAATGGCATTTTCTATCAGTAATTGTAAAGTAATTGGCGGTACCCCTTTGATTTCGTAATCTTCAGGAATATCGATGTTAATCTGAAGATTATCAGATACCCTGATTTTGATCAGGTAAATATAAGAGTTGATAAACTTGATTTCGTCCCTTAACGAGATAATATCCCTGCTCAGATTAATGATCATGTAACGATATACTTTGGATAGATTATCCAGGAAAACAAGTGCAGAATCAGGGTTCTCAGCTATCAGACTTGATAAGGTACTGAAGTTATTAAACATAAAATGAGGGTCAAGCTGTGCCTTCAGTGATTGAAGTTCAGCTTGCATAGCCACTTGATTCAAATCGTAAGCTTTAAGTTCTAACGCTGATGTTTCGAGCATCGACATTTTCCATTTACGCAGAAAAAAATCGGCTGTATAAATTGCACTGATTAAGGTGCTGATGATAATGCTCACCAGGCCAACCTGCCAGCCAAATGTTTTGTCACTTTGCGAATAACTGTCATAATGCGGGTAAACCAGGTGATCAATATAAAGCAGCAGATTGATGACAGTGCCTGCACTGATAATCTGTAAGAAGAACTGGCAAATAAAACGCAATAATGGAGACTCTATCCATGGAATATGCCGGTCCAGCCATCTGGCTATCAGGAGGCTGGATTCAGTAATCAGAAAACAAACGACCATTACCCCCAGCCACTCGGTAAGCAAAGTATATATATTCTGTTCAAAATAAACATTCCAGAACGGATCGTAGGGGTTTAACAGATAAATGAAAATGTAAAAACAGAAAAAGACGACAGGTAAAATGAAAAACCTGAAGTGCTGATAAAAAGTACGTTCACTTATTTCTTTAGTATGCTTAGCCATAACTTCATAGGTAGGTATTCATCAGTAAAACAGGGTAATAATTTGTAAAGCTAGTCTCGGATCCGGTAATGCTATGATGTTATTGACCGAACTTTATATTTCCCGCACTGAAACGTTCTTTTGAATCGCTCAGTAGTACTGGCCCTGCAAGATCTTTGAGCAGCGATTCAAAGATAGAGAAAACTGTATTCAATAAAAACCTGAAGACTCTTGCTGTGTGTGGTGGAAATATTCGGTTTATTTCTTTACTAAAATGATTTTTCAATTTTATTCAGCCACTTATAGTGTAATTGTTTTCTGATAAATAAAAACAGCATGCAAATAAGCTAAATGTATGTCTTTTTCCGCGAACAGTTCTTGTAGGTAGAATTTATTGTACATATTGTGCCCCAAATAACAATTAATTAACCTTACTTATTTTAAATGAAAAGAAAACTACTCAATTTTATTGTGCTGAGTTTGCTATGCATAAGTTCTGCATTTGCACAAAACACAACAATAAAAGGTAAAGTTACAGGAAAAGGAGATGGCCTTCCGATTCCAGGAGTATCTGTGAAAATTAAAGGAAAAACCACAGGTGCCCAGACAGATGGAAATGGTGCTTATGCAATAAGCCCGGTTACTCCAACAGACGTGATTGTATTTTCAGCAATCGGCTATGCTACAACAGAACAAACAGTTGGGTCAAAAGCGGTAATCAATGCTTTACTAAGCGAAGATGCGCAGTCACTAAGTGAAGTGGTTATTAATGTTGCCTATGGAACTTCAAAAAAAGAGGCAATTACTGGTTCAGTGGCACAAATCAGCAAAAAAGAACTTGAATTAAGACCGTTAACTAATGTTAACAGTGCTTTATCCGGGGCTTCTGCTGGTGTAATGTCAAGTGCTGGTAGTGGACAGCCAGGCGCTTCCGGATCTATTCGTATCCGTGGTTTTGGTTCGATTAACGCTTCAAACACACCATTATACGTAGTAGATGGTGCTCCATATGATGGAGACCTTTCGAACCTGAACGTGAATGATATTCAGGATATTTCAATCTTAAAAGATGCTTCTGCATCTGCTTTATATGGATCTCGTGCAGCAAACGGTGTTGTTATTGTAACTACTGTTAAAGGTAGAAAAGGTAACGATCAGTTAGGCGTAAACATTACTCAGGGTGTAAGTTCAAGAGGTGTTTCTGAATATGACAGAGTTAATGCTGCTCAATACTATCCTTTAGCATGGCAGGCTTATAAAAATAACCTGGTATACCCACAAAGTGGAAAAGGAATGCCGGATGCTGATGCAAGAGCAAAAGCTTCTTCATCGATTAAAGGTGCATTAGGATATAATCCTTTCAATGTTGCTGACGGTGCTGTTGTAGGCACTGATGGTTTACTTAATCCAAATGCAAAACTATTGTATGATGATTTTGATTGGGCAGAACCACTAAAACGTATTGGTAAAAGAACCGATGCGAATATTAACTACAGTGGAGCTTCTGAAAAAGCAGATTATATCATGTCATTAGGTTATCTTGATGATAAAGGATACATCCAGCGTTCAGATTACAACAGAATTACTGGTCGTGTAAGCGTGAATGCAAATCCATTAAAATGGTTTAAAACGGGCTTAAATGTTTCAGGAAACTTGAGTAAGTCTAATAGAGCAAGTGGTATGACCTTAAATTCTCAGGGAACTACTGGTGGAACAAGCTATAACAACGTATTCTATTTTGCACGTAACATTGGTCCGATTTATCCTGTATATATGCATGATGCTTCAGGAGCTTTACTGACTGATAGTAATGGTGATAAGATATTTGATCAGGGAGCACTTCGCCCTGCTGGTGCAAATGGTGGAAGACACGTGGTACAAGAGACTTTATTAAATCAGGATTTAACCAAAATTAACTCGTTGAGTGCAAGAACTTACGGAGAAATTACTTTCCTTAAAGATTTTAAATTCACTCAAAAACTGAATGTAGACGTCTCGAACTACAGTGCATATTCTTATGACAATAAATTGATTGGTGACGGGGCACCTGGCGGCAGGGCATCTAATACTGGTTCAAAAACAACGTCATTCACTTCAACTCAGGTTTTAAATTATAATAAGACTGTTGAGAAAAGTAATTTTGACGTCCTTCTGGGTCATGAAACTTACCAGTATCAATATAACTATTTTACAGGATCAAGAAACGGTCAGGTTTTAGACGGAAATACAGAGTTGATCAACTTTACGACTACAAGTGATTTAAACGCTTATAAAAACCTTTATAACCTGGAATCTTACTTCACAAGAGTAAATTATAGTTATGATGGTAAGTATTTCCTGAACGGATCATACAGACGTGATGGTTCTTCTAAATTCTCACCAGAATCAAGATGGGGTAATTTCTTCTCCGTAGGTGCTTCCTGGTTAATTACTGCTGAGAACTTTATGAAAAGTACACCTTGGGTAGATTACCTGAAATTGCGTACATCTTATGGTTCTGTTGGTAACGACAGGTTACTTGATGCGGATGGAAATGATATTTATTATAACTATAAGTCATATTACAACTTAAACTACAACAACAATAAGGAAGGTGGATTAGCTTTAAATACTTTAGCAACACCTAATTTGAAATGGGAAACTAACTATTCTACTGACATAGCATTAGAATACGGTTTATTCAAAAACAGGTTACGTGGTACTTTCGAAGTATTTGACAGAAGATCAGATAATTTATTATTTAATGTTCCACTTCCGGTTTCTAATGGTGTTCCAACCGTTGCAAGAAACATTGGAAGCATGTATAACAAAGGTATTGAGATTGAAATTGGCGGAGACATCATTAAAGGAAAAGCTTTCCAATGGGCTGCTAATATCAACTGGACTGCGGTTAAAAACAGAGTGACGAAATTACCGGAAGAAACACCAACTATCATTGATGGGACTACAAAATTAGAAGTTGGTCATTCAAGATATGATTTCTGGTTGAGAAAATGGAGAGGTGTAGATCCTTCGGATGGAGTTTCATTATATGTTAGAGATAAAAAGATTCCTGTTGGTAATCCTGCACAAAGCAGAACTATTGATGGTGTAGATTATACTACTAATCCTAATAATGCTGAATACGGTTATGCTGGTACAGCTATTCCTAAATTTGCAGGTAGTATTACCAATACATTTACTTACAAAGAATTCCAATTCTCTTTCATGGTGAACTATCAGGTTGGTGGTAAAGTTTATGATTCGGCATATGCAGGTTTAATGGCCTATAGCAGATATGGCGGTGCATTACATGTTGATGCATTAAATGCCTGGAAAAATCCAGGAGATGTTACTGATGTTCCGCGTTTAGATGTAGGTCAGTCTTCTTTCAATAATGCTGCTTCAGATCGCTGGTTAATTGATGCGTCTTACCTGGCTTTCAGATCGGCTACTCTTTCTTATAACTTGCCAAAAGCTTTAATTGCTAAAGCAGACCTTAAAAATGCAAGAGTATATGTTGGTGGAGAGAACTTATTCTTATTGTCTAAACGTAAAGGTTTAGATCCAAGTTATTCTTATAATGGAACTACGTCGGCTGGTTATTCACCAACACGTACAATTACATTGGGACTAAATGTTGCATTTTAATTAAATAGCAAAAATGAAAAATATAAAATATAAATTCCTTCCTTTTTTATTGATTGCATTGACCTTTGCATCATGTAAAAAGTCTTTTTTGGATACAAATCCAACAGACAAGGCGGATGATGCCACTGTATTTAAAACTACAGACAATGCAATGGCCGCTTTAAACGGTATTCACCGGATGTTGTACAGGCAGTTTGATGATGCCAACCAGGATCAGGGTGGAGAATCAGGTATGAAAATCAACCTGGATATGCTTGGAGAAGATCTGGTCATGACAACTGCTGGTAATGGCTGGTACAATAATACATACAAGTGGAATGACCACAGAAACGCTTCAAGCACAACGGACAAATATGCGTATAAGTTCTATTATACCATTATTGCAAATGCAAACCAGATCATTGCTAAAGTAAATGGAGTTGAAGGCGAACAGGCAACGAAAGATGCCATTATGGCCGAGGCATTAACTTACAGAGCATGGGCACATTTCCTATTGGTACAAATCTATTCGAAGCGTTATGATGCAGCTGGAAATAATACACAACCAGGTGTGCCTATCGTATTAGCTACTGATGTTACTGCAAAACCAAGAGGTACGGTTGAAGGTGTTTATACGCAAATCAATAAAGACATTGATGCGGCTATTGCTCTTTTTACTACAAGTTCAGCAAGAGCAAATAAATCTCACTTCGATTTAAGAGTGGCAAAAGGTATCAAAGCAAGAGTTGCTTTAACTCAGGGCTTGTGGACTGTTGCAGCTTCGAATGCTGCAGAAGCAAGAGCAGCAAGCAGTTTAATGACTAATGATGAATACAAAGGCGGGTTTAATAATAGTGCAAATCAAGAGTGGATCTGGGGAAGTAAACAAGTTGAAGATCAAACTTCTTATTTCTCTTCTTTTTTCGCTTATATGTCTGCGAATTATAACTCTTCTAACATCAGAACAAACCCTAAAGCGATTAACAAATTATTGTATGATAAAATCGCTGCAACTGACGTAAGAAAAACATTATGGGATCCGACAGGTGCGGATAAGACTTTCCCTGTTCCGCCAAGCGGAGTAAGAAAGCCATACATGAACAGAAAGTTTCTTGCCCCGGGCGCTACTAGTATTGGCGATGTGGCACATATGCGTGCTGGTGAAATGTACCTGATTGAAGCAGAAGCTTTGGCCAGAGCAGGACAAAATACTCTTGCACAAGCAGCATTGTATAAATTGGCTGTGAACAGAGATCCTAAATATGTATTGTCAACTAATACTGGTGAGGCTTTGATCAATGAGATCTTAATTCAGCGCCGCGCTGAGTTATGGGGTGAGGGATTCCGTTTTACGGATCTTAAACGTCTGAACTCTGCACTGGACAGAACTAATTCTAACCATACTAATGAGCTGGCACAAACCTTAGGTGAAGTTGCTGGTGATGCAAAATGGCAATGGTTGATCCCACAATCTGAAATCAACGCTAATCCGGCGATTGGTCCTGGTGGACAGAATCCATAATCATATTTAAAATTAATCAAGGGGCTATTCCAAAAGAATAGCCCCTTTTTTTGAGCAAATTTAATAGTGCGCTTTCAGGATTGCAGCAAGCTCCCGCAATGTTTTGTTTTTTGCAGAGACTTTTGCCGGTTCTGGTTTTCCCTGGCTGTACAGCTCCATGGTGTACGTCCCTTCAGTATCTCCGGGCTTATAGACAAAACCTTCTAATTTACCCTCATAAAGTTCGCAGTGGCCCATATAATTCTTTATTTCATTACGCCCCTGTAAAAACGCGATCATGTCTGCGGTTTCCAGCGGAGTGGTATCATATAAACTTAAAGATAACCGCTGTAACATCCGGCTGCTTTCCCGATCATGATCTTCAGGTTCTTGCTGCGGAGATCTGGCCTGCTCTATATACAGCTTATTATTTTTCTGAAAATAGGAATAAGGGCGTGTTTTATCGATCCTGGTACGATCTGAGAAGTTATAATAGCTATACTCTATTACCTTCCCTGATTTTTTTTCAGGAGCTATGGTTTCTATATTCCGGCCTTCCGGAGTAAAAGTTATCTTGATACTATTTCTTCCGAAATCTTCCAGCAGATAACCCTGTGCAATTGGACTCACTTTCAAAAGAATACCAGTATTCTCTGCAAAAATCAGCACTCTGAATAAAACTGTTTTCGTGTTTTTTACTGTACGGATAAGCTCCGCCATTGCACGTTGTTGTTTCATGTCAACAGGAATAATTTCTATTCCGCTGTCAATTTTGCCATTGATAAAGGTGTTTTTAGCATCCAGTTTCACATCAGAAAACTCTTGATGATCTTCTGCCAGGATCTTATTAAATAAATCATTATACCATTGCTGTACCAAAACACCCTGCTGATAATAATTATAAATCACCCATTCGGAACCTGCTCTTTTTTCTTTGAAAAAACCATTATAGGGTTTTCCGGCTTTAAGATCGCCGACCAGATACTCAGTATGGTTTGTATGACCAAAATAAGCGGTATTGACTCCCTGCTTAATCGCGTCCGGAATCTGGAAATTAACAGAGAGTTGTTTCACTAGCTGATGTTGTAAATTTTCACAGTCATAACAATTAACGCGTTCTCTGGATAAATCCTTGTTTTTAATACATTTAAACTCACCTTTTGTAGTCGTAATTTCATTTTTGCTGTTTAAATAGAGCGTTTCATCATCCACCTGTTGCGCGAAAGTAAGCAATGGTGTCATCAGCAATAAGAGTATTAATTTATACATAAGATATTTATAGTATAACAGTAAGCGGTGTTGAATGTTTCCCGTTATTTCTTCAAATAATCATTCAGCTTCTCAGTAATCATTAATACCTTAGCAACATGTCGTCGCACCATATAGTCAGAGAAAAACAGGAGCCAGCCTTATATATTCATAATCTGGGTAATTTTGAGGAAGAATATCTGGGACAAATCCTGGAATGGAGTCCTACCTTAATAGTCAACAGCGCTATTTATGAAAAAGTTCTCAGTCTGGGATTAAAAGTAGATGTGATTCTGAATGCTACCGGTGAGCTTGCTCCGCAGGAAAACACAAAGTCTATTATGGGGCCAGGTGATGAATATAATACGGTATTAAACTATCTGATTTCAGAGAAATATCCTGCGGTAAATATTATTGATGCTCAGAAATCACTATCAGACCTGACTTTTTATCTGCCTAAAATTAATATTGTTTTATTCACTGCAACAGACAAATCTTATGCGATTAAAACTGGATTTAGTGTCTGGAAGCCTGCGGGAAGTATATTTCTGATTCATGTGGTTTCTTATTTCGAAGCCACTAACCTGATGCAAAAAGACGAAAGAGAATTTGAAGTGGTGAAAGATGGTTTTGTGGAATTTACTTTCGCTACGGAATATTTGCTTTTAACAGAAAAAATATGATCACACTAAGAAAAGCGAAAGAAGAAGATCTGGCAATTATCCAGCATATAGGAACTTTTACCTATGGCCCTACTTATGGCCATATTCTCGATCAGGTACAAATAGATTACATGCTTGATCAATTTTACAGTATCGTTGCTTTAACGAAACAGCTGATGGAAGGGCATACTTTTTTAATTGCTCAGGATGGAGATCAGGATCTGGCTTTTGTATCTTATTCCACAACAGAACACAAAGAACATATTGTTGCCAAATTGCATAAATTATATGTTTTGCCTGAGGCACATGGAAAAGGTCTGGGTAAGCTTTTAATGAATGAAGTGAGGAATAAAGCTATGGAAGCCGGTGCGGATAGCCTGGAATTAAATGTAAACCGTTACAATAATGCAAAAGACTTCTACGAAAAGATAGGTTTTGTGGTTAAAGAAACCGTTGACATTGAAATTGGCAACGGTTTCTTTATGAATGATTATGTGATGGCACTGCCATTGACCCCAGTAAAACCTGCTTAATTAGTTAATTTAGGTATTCTGGTTGGTGTATCTGTTCCTTTTACGATTGTAATTGCACTTTTAGCAATTGCTTTGATCGTTAACAAGATGTTTTCAGTATCGAGCGTGCTATACTCATCTTTAACCGTATGATAAAGTTTATCAATATCTATCTGGTCAGTACTGATCGTATGAGCAGGTACACCTAATGCGGCAAGCGTAGCATTATCGCTTCTGTAAAACAGGTTCTGCTGTAAATAAGGATCCGGATGGAAAGTAAATGCTGATCCTTCCAGGTTCTTTTGCAAGATCTTTCCAAAATCAGATTTATCATAGCCAGTGATGAAGGCCGTATTTTTACCAAACTTACTTTCTTTACCGATCATCTCAATGTTAAACATCGCAACAACTTCATCAGGGTTCAATTGCTCAGAGAAATACTTTGCACCAAAGCCGCCAATTTCTTCTGCTGTAAAAGCAACAAAAATAAGGGTTCGCTCATTGTTGTTCAGTTTCTTATAGTATTTGGCAAGAGCAATCATCGCAGTAGTACCAGAAGCATCATCATCTGCGCCATTTGCAATACTGTCCTGATCTGCCGAATGAATAATGCCCAGGTGATCATAATGACCCGAAAATATAACTAATTCTTTAGCTTTTGATTTTCCGGGAATGATTCCGGCAACATTAAATAAAGGTAATTTGTTAGCCTTGTTTTTTAAGGATACTGTAAAGTTCTTTACCGTAGTGTCAGCAGATAATACCAGGACTAAAGCAAATTTGTTAAGCTCATGCATCATCTTCTCGTCTACAACGGCTGCTTTTGAGATATAAGCTTTTAACTCCTTAAATTCTTTGGTGAATTTCGGATCTACCAGAACGAGTTTTGTTTTTTTATTACGGACCAGAAGTCTGTACTGCTCTCTGAAGGTTTTTGAGGAATCAAGTCTGGCCCATCCGTCTCCACCGGTATTATCAAAATCCAGGCTTTCGCTTGTATTTCCCCAAACCGCAAAATCAGCAGGCGCAATCACTTTCCCGTCAACGGATACCTGACCTGAAACCGGTTTAAGCTCATACTTATAAAAAGTTTGTCTGTAACCAGTTGCTCCTTTTAGCGGCTGCAATCCTATTTTTTTAAATTCACCCTCAATAAAAGTTGCCGCCTTATCAATTCCGGGGCTGAAGGTTGCTCTGCCCTGCATGTCATCACTACTCAGGGTTTTGATCAGGTTGTCTACATAATCTTTAGTAATAATTTTATCAATGTCCTGTGCTGATGCCGTTCGGGCGATAAAAAGTAAAATCAATGGGTAATAAAAGTATTTCATCATAATTTAGTTAATAGTTCTTTTTCTCTTGCAATAGTTGTCGCTACCCTGGTATCATGTACACCATCGGTAACTTCGATTTCAAAGTCTTTGTCCTTTTCAGAAGTATGGATCTGGCTGATCTCCAGATTTTCTACAGACCTGTCATACGGGCCTCTGGAACTCATCATTTTTACAAATACCGGCAGGCATTCAAAAAAGATAAATAACAAGCCGATAAAAGTGACCGCTAAGGCAGTTGTAGTATCTTTTGTACCATCTGTATTAAAACTCAACTGGCCTAATGCCCAGTTACGATCAGCAAAACCGGCAATACTGGTTAGACTGTCTAACTGCTTGCCTGTGTAAAGCCGCTCCGATAATAAGCCATCAAACTGCTTTCTGCCGTCTACAAAACGCTCCATCCTCCTCACATCCGAGTTCAGGGAATCCAGGTTTTGCTGCCGCTGTTTGAGTTCTTCCTCTTTTCGCTTCGCATAAGGGCCGTAGCCCATCACACCTGATGTTTCGGTAGTTTTGGTTCCAAAGACTTCAAAGTTAAGTTTTTGCCGGTCAGATTTGATACCATTTTCCAAAGAGTCTCTTTGTGTTTTGGATTCGTTCAGTTTGTTAAGCTCAATGGTATATTTATTGGTGAATGCTTTATTCAAGGTATCAATTTTTGAACGCTGGTTGTTCAGGTAACTTACTTTAAGCCGCTCTTTAATCTCTTTGTCAAAGATTTTAAGCTCCAGGGGACGGGAGATGACCATGCCGATCATAATAGCCAGTAATATACGTGGTGTAGCCTGAAAAATCTGCTTGGTAGCAGAAGAATTCTTGTTGATACTGGATACGATATAGCGATCCATGTTAAAAATAGCAAGGCCCCAGAGGATGCCGAAAAATAGGGCGAAAAGCACAGCGGCAGTGTCGCCTTTAAAAACAAAGTACATCGCATATCCACCAGATAAAGCGGCGAATAATCCAGTGAAAAAGATAGTTGCGCCGATACCGACATATTTATTATGTTCAGTAGGGTGCTTCTCTAATGTAGGCTGGTGTATACCAGAGCAAAACCAAAAGAAACGTGACAGAGCATCCATAGTAACAAAGTTAAGAAAGAATACTATTAAACGCCCGGCATTGTTAGTTGTTACAAGCCAGGAGTTAAAACCATAAATTTTGACTTGCATTTAGCAGATAAGTTATTGATAAACTTTATATTTGACCCATATTCATGGATCATAAAACATCCATTTAAAAGCTTTGAAGATGAAAGAAATTAGCGTAGAAGAATTAAAACAAAAAATAGATAACAAGGAAGATTTTCAACTGATTGATGTAAGAGAAACTTTCGAATACGATACTTCAAACCTGAACGGAGAGAATATTCCTTTGGGCGGGATTTTGATTGAAGTAGAGAAAATTGCCACCGATAAACCGGTAATTATGCAATGCAGAAGTGGTAAACGCAGCGCAGCAGCAGTAATGCAATTGGAGCAGCTGCATGGTTTTACAAACCTTTACAATTTAAAAGGCGGTATCCTGGCATGGCAGGCTGCATTTGATCCTGGAATGCCAGTTTACTAATAAGATGAAGAAACAAATCGCATTAAATACGTTTTATACCCTGGGTATTGTAATTTCTGTAATCGGCCTTAAATGGGCTTTCCAGAATGCAAATTATCCGGTTGTTGGCTTGTTAATCGCCACAGGTTTATTTTTCATTTACCTGAAGATTAAGATTGTCAAAGAAGTAAGAGCTGGTATCAAAGAAAAACAAAATATCGTAAATAATTCTTCTGTTAAGGAAGAAACAAACTAGGAGAAAGACCTTTCAGCCCTAAACCTGGAAGGTCTTTTAAAATATACCTGCCTTCTTGCAGGACGGGTGGTTCAAATGGATTATTTTTAGTGAGAAAGGGGCCATCCAGGTCTACCCAGTCACATAATGGCGCTAAAGCCAGTCCAGCTTGTGTAGCTATAGAAGTCTCGCTCATACAGCCGATCATGACCTTCATCCCATAGGAACGGGCTTTTAAAATCATCTGGTGAGCTTCATACATTCCACCGCTTTTCATCAGTTTAACGTTTATGCCATGGTAGGCTCCCTTAATGTGGTCAATATCACTTAATCTTTGCACAGCTTCATCAGCGAGGATTGGAATTGGACTGCGACCCGTTAACCATGCATTTCCTTCTATATTTGCCTTGTTCATAGGCTGTTCAATTAATACGGCACCCTGATCATGTAACCAGTAAATCAGGTCTATGGCCATTTTACGGTCTGTCCAGCCTTGATTGGCGTCTATATATAGCGGTAAATTGCTTACGCTTCTGATCGCATGGATCAGTTCTTTATCATGGCCCGATCCTAATTTGACTTTGAGCACTTTAAATCCTTTTGCATCAGCAACTTTTTCTTTAATTAATTCTGGTGCAGCAATACCTATCGTATAAGAAGTAACAGGCATTTTTGCCGGATCAGCATGGTAGATTTCAAAACATGGCTTTTGCAGGATCTTTCCATTGATGTCGTTCAGTGCAATATCAATAGCAGCTTTTATAGCTGGATTGCCAGCATCAATGTTGTTTAAATAGGCTGTAAACTCTCCGAAGTTAAAAGGTTGCTTAAAATGTGTCCAGTCTACTTTTTGCAGGAACGCTTCTGCTGAATGATAACTTTCGCCCAAATAAGGAACCATAGAGGCCTCACCATAACCGTCAACATTTTCATAAGTAAGCTTTAATAGTAATAAAGGGGTACTTGTTCTCGTGAATCCGGCAATTGCGAAAGGATGTTTAAGTTCCAGGTTAAAAGAAATATGAACTGCTTGCATGTGTTTTAAAAGCTTTTGGTAATATCAAAGTTAAAAAATGGGCGCCTCACCGAATGTAAAAATAATATCCCTAATATTGCGCTTAATATGACTAACACA from Pedobacter sp. WC2423 carries:
- a CDS encoding N-acetyltransferase family protein, with the protein product MITLRKAKEEDLAIIQHIGTFTYGPTYGHILDQVQIDYMLDQFYSIVALTKQLMEGHTFLIAQDGDQDLAFVSYSTTEHKEHIVAKLHKLYVLPEAHGKGLGKLLMNEVRNKAMEAGADSLELNVNRYNNAKDFYEKIGFVVKETVDIEIGNGFFMNDYVMALPLTPVKPA
- a CDS encoding thiamine pyrophosphokinase; amino-acid sequence: MSSHHIVREKQEPALYIHNLGNFEEEYLGQILEWSPTLIVNSAIYEKVLSLGLKVDVILNATGELAPQENTKSIMGPGDEYNTVLNYLISEKYPAVNIIDAQKSLSDLTFYLPKINIVLFTATDKSYAIKTGFSVWKPAGSIFLIHVVSYFEATNLMQKDEREFEVVKDGFVEFTFATEYLLLTEKI
- a CDS encoding dipeptide epimerase, whose product is MQAVHISFNLELKHPFAIAGFTRTSTPLLLLKLTYENVDGYGEASMVPYLGESYHSAEAFLQKVDWTHFKQPFNFGEFTAYLNNIDAGNPAIKAAIDIALNDINGKILQKPCFEIYHADPAKMPVTSYTIGIAAPELIKEKVADAKGFKVLKVKLGSGHDKELIHAIRSVSNLPLYIDANQGWTDRKMAIDLIYWLHDQGAVLIEQPMNKANIEGNAWLTGRSPIPILADEAVQRLSDIDHIKGAYHGINVKLMKSGGMYEAHQMILKARSYGMKVMIGCMSETSIATQAGLALAPLCDWVDLDGPFLTKNNPFEPPVLQEGRYILKDLPGLGLKGLSPSLFLP
- a CDS encoding M20/M25/M40 family metallo-hydrolase, producing the protein MMKYFYYPLILLFIARTASAQDIDKIITKDYVDNLIKTLSSDDMQGRATFSPGIDKAATFIEGEFKKIGLQPLKGATGYRQTFYKYELKPVSGQVSVDGKVIAPADFAVWGNTSESLDFDNTGGDGWARLDSSKTFREQYRLLVRNKKTKLVLVDPKFTKEFKELKAYISKAAVVDEKMMHELNKFALVLVLSADTTVKNFTVSLKNKANKLPLFNVAGIIPGKSKAKELVIFSGHYDHLGIIHSADQDSIANGADDDASGTTAMIALAKYYKKLNNNERTLIFVAFTAEEIGGFGAKYFSEQLNPDEVVAMFNIEMIGKESKFGKNTAFITGYDKSDFGKILQKNLEGSAFTFHPDPYLQQNLFYRSDNATLAALGVPAHTISTDQIDIDKLYHTVKDEYSTLDTENILLTIKAIAKSAITIVKGTDTPTRIPKLTN
- a CDS encoding DUF4407 domain-containing protein, translating into MDALSRFFWFCSGIHQPTLEKHPTEHNKYVGIGATIFFTGLFAALSGGYAMYFVFKGDTAAVLFALFFGILWGLAIFNMDRYIVSSINKNSSATKQIFQATPRILLAIMIGMVISRPLELKIFDKEIKERLKVSYLNNQRSKIDTLNKAFTNKYTIELNKLNESKTQRDSLENGIKSDRQKLNFEVFGTKTTETSGVMGYGPYAKRKEEELKQRQQNLDSLNSDVRRMERFVDGRKQFDGLLSERLYTGKQLDSLTSIAGFADRNWALGQLSFNTDGTKDTTTALAVTFIGLLFIFFECLPVFVKMMSSRGPYDRSVENLEISQIHTSEKDKDFEIEVTDGVHDTRVATTIAREKELLTKL
- a CDS encoding DUF6358 family protein, with the translated sequence MKKQIALNTFYTLGIVISVIGLKWAFQNANYPVVGLLIATGLFFIYLKIKIVKEVRAGIKEKQNIVNNSSVKEETN
- a CDS encoding rhodanese-like domain-containing protein, translated to MKEISVEELKQKIDNKEDFQLIDVRETFEYDTSNLNGENIPLGGILIEVEKIATDKPVIMQCRSGKRSAAAVMQLEQLHGFTNLYNLKGGILAWQAAFDPGMPVY